One window of Kosakonia cowanii JCM 10956 = DSM 18146 genomic DNA carries:
- a CDS encoding DUF2213 domain-containing protein yields MKRNRVNVLTVVNSASNITTETIDGKPHIVVRGITPVVDDIVMNRKLYPAAEIEKAYNTLERNPMPLGHPKVDGKHVSARDVRAVNNYHVGAWLQNVSHADGKVSGDMYVDRQYAESSEKGKRLINRLDEMVAGTNTEAIHISTGLLYSGIAANGESKGKKYNEIATNMMFDHVAVLLDEPGAGTPDEGVGIFVNAEGDETEIEVCNLHDAIVSDNRKDGWLNKIKFFVANDGGMSFDEIAASLREAIRANIPDSWRYVVSIYPDYLIFEEEKKNDSGRSLFKQKYLISDGAVSLVGEPVEVVRKPTEYEIKTNGENDPMKELIINALQAAGKPTEGKSDAELMDAYNQMKAEEATAKKKGDEEIDPETGKPKKKEQATNSEQAPAWFAPFADKLNAIESGLAVNADKEKGEKRAAVKAKFQLDDLAVNALDGAALDGLYAQCHTSTGLNGAFRQANNTQSVSEMPE; encoded by the coding sequence ATGAAACGCAACCGCGTTAACGTGCTGACCGTCGTCAACTCCGCTTCAAACATCACCACTGAAACCATCGACGGCAAGCCACATATCGTGGTTCGCGGCATCACGCCTGTCGTGGACGATATCGTGATGAACCGGAAGTTGTACCCGGCAGCCGAAATCGAAAAGGCCTACAACACGCTTGAGCGTAACCCGATGCCGCTGGGCCACCCTAAAGTGGACGGTAAGCACGTTTCGGCGCGCGATGTCCGTGCGGTGAACAACTACCACGTCGGTGCATGGCTGCAAAACGTCAGCCATGCAGACGGCAAGGTCAGTGGTGACATGTATGTTGACCGCCAGTACGCCGAATCCAGCGAGAAGGGTAAGCGCCTGATCAACCGGCTGGATGAGATGGTGGCTGGCACCAATACCGAGGCCATCCACATCTCTACCGGGCTGCTGTATTCCGGTATCGCCGCCAATGGCGAGTCGAAAGGCAAGAAGTACAACGAAATCGCCACCAACATGATGTTTGACCATGTGGCGGTGCTGCTTGATGAGCCCGGCGCCGGTACGCCGGATGAGGGCGTGGGAATCTTCGTTAATGCCGAAGGTGATGAGACTGAAATTGAGGTCTGTAACCTTCACGACGCAATTGTTAGCGACAACCGTAAAGACGGATGGCTGAACAAAATAAAGTTCTTTGTCGCTAATGACGGCGGGATGTCCTTCGACGAGATCGCCGCATCGCTGCGTGAAGCAATTCGCGCAAACATTCCTGATTCTTGGCGCTATGTCGTCAGCATTTACCCGGACTATCTGATTTTCGAAGAAGAGAAGAAGAACGATTCTGGCCGGTCCCTCTTCAAACAGAAGTACCTCATCTCTGACGGGGCAGTATCGCTCGTCGGCGAACCTGTAGAAGTCGTGCGCAAACCAACTGAGTACGAGATTAAAACTAACGGAGAGAACGATCCGATGAAAGAACTGATTATCAATGCGCTGCAAGCCGCTGGTAAGCCGACTGAAGGCAAGTCCGACGCCGAGCTGATGGACGCATACAACCAGATGAAGGCCGAAGAAGCCACCGCCAAGAAAAAAGGCGATGAAGAAATCGACCCGGAAACCGGCAAGCCAAAGAAAAAAGAGCAGGCCACCAACAGCGAGCAAGCCCCCGCGTGGTTCGCGCCATTTGCCGACAAGCTTAACGCCATCGAAAGCGGTCTTGCTGTGAACGCCGACAAAGAGAAAGGCGAAAAGCGCGCCGCAGTTAAAGCTAAGTTCCAGCTCGACGATCTGGCAGTCAACGCGCTTGATGGGGCCGCGCTCGATGGCCTGTATGCGCAGTGCCACACCTCCACCGGCCTGAATGGTGCATTCCGCCAGGCTAATAACACTCAATCTGTCAGCGAAATGCCGGAGTAA